The genome window CGTGGAGATGGTGATGCCGGGCGACAACGTGCAGATGGTGGTGGAGCTGATCACCCCGATCGCGATGGAGAAGGAGCTTCGCTTCGCCATCCGCGAGGGCGGCCGCACCGTGGGCGCCGGCGTCGTCACCGAGATCGTCGAGTAAAGGCCGGCCGGTTCATACAGGCGCGGCGGGGGGACCGCTCCCCGCCGCGCGCCGTCTAGAGAGCGGTCATAGAAACAGGAGCTGGAGCCATGCGCGACAAGGTCATCCTCGCCTGCACCGAGTGCAAGGAGAGGAACTACCACCAGACCAAGAACAAGCGGAAGCACCCCGAGCGTCTGGAGTACAGCAAGTACTGCCCGCGGTGCAACAAGCACCAGCCGCACCGCGAGACCAAGTAGGTCTTTCGCGCCGCGCGCCGGCCCACCGGGCCGGCCGCGCGAGCCGGTGCTTCGCAGCAGGCAGGAACCAAGACAGGAAACGCTTCCCCCGGCCCCCTGGAAGGGAATGGCAGAGACGACCCGCACCACCGTGTTCGACTTCTTCCACGAAGTCTCCGAGCAGGTCCGCAAGGTGACCTGGCCGGACCGCGCGCAGCTGCAGAGCTCCACCGGCGTGATCGTGGTGTTCGTGCTGACGGTCGCGGTCGTCATCTTCGGGATGGATCGCATCATCATGGCCATCCTGGGACTGGTCACCTCCCTCTTCACCGGCTGAGGGCGGCGATGGCGGAGGCCAGGTGGTACGCCATCCAGAGCTACTCGGGGCACGAGAACAAGGTCCAGCGGCTGATCCAGCGCCGGATCGACGAGGAGCCGGGTGAGCCGGACCAGAAGCAGATCCAGGAAGTGCTGGTGCCCACGCAGG of Longimicrobium sp. contains these proteins:
- the rpmG gene encoding 50S ribosomal protein L33; the protein is MRDKVILACTECKERNYHQTKNKRKHPERLEYSKYCPRCNKHQPHRETK
- the secE gene encoding preprotein translocase subunit SecE — encoded protein: MAETTRTTVFDFFHEVSEQVRKVTWPDRAQLQSSTGVIVVFVLTVAVVIFGMDRIIMAILGLVTSLFTG